In a genomic window of Penaeus monodon isolate SGIC_2016 chromosome 27, NSTDA_Pmon_1, whole genome shotgun sequence:
- the LOC119590609 gene encoding uncharacterized protein LOC119590609 (The sequence of the model RefSeq protein was modified relative to this genomic sequence to represent the inferred CDS: added 90 bases not found in genome assembly) yields the protein MVKMQAVQSALAIRRQRSRREERRLAKERRESQGSLSTPRPSLVSLDGRVYFNEEKENKRLFGQVTMFHVGLVFIVIGLMLTITSLVPGYVKSTTPERRSDLLGTGCFCVFLGGLLTTISRFVSNNEEKELNQYIQGRLGRSKSGHRLVRDAESGLPTPTRERRNKPQQNGVTPPASLETAGKSGLKPRAEAERKQESPTSMPQEPGGSSSPVSDVSGMMSSASLEPVLSRILEEDEEMEPDAATEPLDSTPESSLTPTSPLETQGLLDRHHSTPRKGSKSSSKSSSKSSRHSGV from the coding sequence GAGAGCCAGGGGTCGCTGTCCACGCCGCGCCCCTCGCTCGTCAGCCTGGACGGCCGCGTGTACTtcaacgaggagaaggagaacaagcGGCTGTTCGGCCAGGTGACCATGTTCCACGTGGGGCTCGTGTTCATCGTGATCGGCCTCATGCTCACCATCACGTCGCTGGTGCCCGGCTACGTGAAGAGCACCACGCCCGAGCGCCGCAGCGACCTCCTGGGCACCGGCTGCTTCTGCGTGTTCCTTGGCGGCCTGCTCACCACCATCAGCCGCTTCGTGTCCAACAACGAGGAGAAGGAGCTCAACCAGTACATCCAGGGCCGGCTGGGGCGCTCCAAGTCGGGCCACCGGCTGGTGCGCGACGCCGAGAGCGGCCTGCCCACGCCCACCCGGGAGCGCCGGAACAAGCCGCAGCAGAACGGCGTCACGCCGCCCGCCTCGCTCGAGACGGCCGGCAAGAGCGGACTCAAGCCGCGGGCGGAGGCCGAGCGCAAGCAGGAGAGCCCGACGTCGATGCCGCAGGAGCCTGGTGGCAGCTCGTCCCCCGTCAGCGACGTCAGCGGGATGATGTCGTCGGCGTCGCTGGAGCCCGTCCTCTCGCGCATcctggaggaggacgaggagatggAGCCCGACGCCGCCACGGAGCCCCTGGACTCGACCCCCGAGTCGTCCCTCACACCTACCTCGCCGCTGGAGACTCAAGGACTACTGGATCGACACCACTCCACGCCCAGGAAAGGCTCCAAGTCCTCCTCGAAGAGCTCGAGTAAGAGCTCAAGACACTCGGGCGTGTAG